GATCTTTTCACCAGCTGCTTTTAGTATTTCAGACCAGAACAAGGGGCTGCCTCAGTTTTGGGTACACCCCACCACATTAAATCCATCTACCCCAAAGGAGAAGGCAGCGGTTAGGGTTTCTTCCTGCGAGACACAAGTACAGTTCTTTGttcagggaaaagaaacctACATCCAGAGAAGTTAACTGAAGCAGTTTAGTAAACAGACTATTTGTTTAAACAAGACTTTATTGAAGACATTTTAGAAGTTTATGTACAAAACAACATTCCCACCCCCGTATCAGGATGTTAGTCACCCACTGGGAACAAAGCATGTGCCTGGTGTGTGCTGTCAACCTGGGGACGCTCGGAGGCTGCTGAGGAATCTACAGAAGTACCAAATTCAGGCAAGCTCAGAGCCGGGCACCTTCAGCCTTGGTTCAGTTAGGATTGAAGGAAACAGTCTTTTCTAGAGGCACGTCTCCAGCAGACTGGACATACAGGAATCCGACAGCCTACACTGGCCTTACTCTGAGGTCAGGTCATTACTTCTGCAGAGAGTGAGACCCACTTTGGTTTTGGAAGTGAAGAGGAACCAGCCCCTGGATTTAACTTGTagtttttaatctattttagaTGGTTCCAGGAGATACTCATCACTAGGAGCACTGTAGTATTTGCAAGAAGCATTAGAACAGAGCAGTAGCAATACCAAGGAAAAGAGTCCTCACTTCCCCAAAACACCCAGGGAGAGGCTGGCTATCCGACTGGCTATTTCAGGTAGCGTCTAGGAAAACCCTAAGGACACAGGCATTAGTGGCACAGGTGAAATAGTGACTGACATGCTGTTTCTGTAGCGCGCTGTGCACTTTTACCACGGGAGCGTTTCCCCTTGCCAATCCAGGAAGgaaccattttctttttcaccaagACGGTCCAGAACAGAGAGGATACCTGGGATAGCCTCTTGCACCTGCATGGGAGCCTGGAGCAAATCAAGCTTAGATTATTACTGGGAATATCCTGCAGAAGGGAATTGAATCttagaatagttagggttggaagggaccttaaagatcatccagttccaacgcccctgtgatgggcagggacacctcccccactggctcaggctgcccaaggcccatccaacctggccttgaacacctccggggatggggcagccacggcttccctgggaaacctgggccagtgcctccccactctcatagtgagGATATGCGTTTTAAGGTGTTACTAGAATCAACCGGGATGTATTTTCACGTTTGCAGCACACGCAAGCGTGTACAGTGGGTTCTTGCTCAAGGGCTGGGACAACAAGGAGCCATACTTCCGCATTTCCAGGGAAGTCACTTACCATGTTTCCGCCCATGTCTGTCTGAAGCCAGCCTGGatgcaaagaaatacagagaattCCATCTGATTTCAAGTCTGCAGCAAGACACCTGGTGATCATGTTCAGTGCAGTCTACAAGAGGAAAAACCATCTATTAGTGTGCTGGTTTTACAAACCTTGAGCAGGACTTTAAGCCAAGCAAAGTGGTACCTCCTTTCCACCATGCTGTCTCCTGACAAATGAAGGGGCAGTAAAAGCATCACAGTAGTTTATCCAGACTTACCGCGGGCTTCATTCTCAGAGATAAGAGATAATCTCTTAAGAGAGGCTTTGTGAAAGCTCTATTGCCAAAAGCTTACTGCCCAAAGATGAAACTAAGTTATTGTGGAAGATAAAGTAGCATTTGAAACTCCCAAGGAGCTGTGGGGAAAATAATATTGACATAAGGactctgtttttctgcaatAATCACTACACAAACATCCAGTTTTTTACTTCGGAACAGGGAAAACAAGCATGTTAACAGCTTATGAGTAGGTGGTGTAGGAGAAACTGTATGTCTAATCTTGACTATTCATACAAACTCAGTCTCTGGATGTGACAAAACTAAGAACTCCACCTCTCAGTCATTAGCATTAGTGGGTACAGACCAGCACACCCTTTGCTGAGTTTCATGCCTGCTATGTCACTTGGACTGGAAAGGAATACAGATAATAGGACACAAACTTGATGACATCTGAACACCAAGTTCCTCTGCAATGCATCTGTATCAGAGTAGTCATGGATGTTTCTTAAATAGTTGGCATGCTTGCGCTAGATGTATGGTTTTACAAATCCCCTTTCCACGTACATGAAGAACATTTCATGTGTCAGCCCTTCCAAGGACGCACTGCACGCCTCAGATCACTGTCCTTAGCTCAGAGAGTTCTTTAACTCAGAGGCCTGCCCTCACCCAGCGAGCACAGCCCAGAGAAGCCTACTAACCTTTGCTATCCTGTAAGGGTAGACCTTGAGGAACATCTCATTGGCCTGAACGAGCTGCATGGAGGCAGCAAGAGAGGACATGTTGATAATAGCAGCTCTGTGGCAGCCCATTCCTGTGCTCAGCTGGGCTGCCTTCCTCAGGAGGGGTAGAAATGCCTGTGAAAACAaggctttgttttaatttggtCACTTTGCTCTTGGACCGTTCAAGGCAAGCTGGACTCTCAGGTTCTGCTCTGTGAAGGACTGCAGTACAACTCTATGCCGCCGTCACAGATGGGAATGGCTCCCCAGGGGGGCTGACCATCGGAAACCTTTACATAACAGTCAGCTCTAAGAAGCAAAGACCTTCAGTTTCTTCTGCCCACCTCCTAGCCCAACCAGTCCACTGAAGCCACCTCACAGCAGATGGatttaaataaagagaaagatcCTTGATAGAAAGGATCTCTTGCTGCTCTCTAGGCATGCATGATATCAACCTGCATCTGTGCAGTTCCAAGGTGACAAACCCTTGGGTTACATGTCCGGCACTAGTGGAAAACACTCTTATCATACCATAGATAAAGCACATTCCTCCCAGTTCTTACCTTGGTGACCATTAGCTGGGCAACTGTGTTGGTTTCGTAAATGGTGAGCATTGTCTCTGCTGTGACCTCTTCCAAGGAAGCGAGCACATTGATGCCAGCGTTGTTAATGAGGCAGTTCAGACCTTTGTCTCCCACAATTTCTTCCACCTCCTTGACTACTTTCTTGATGCTGTTTTCGCAGACCACATCTGCACAGAGGAGCCAAGAGCAGCCACGGTGAGCAGGGAACCGCGTGGTTCAAATGCCGTCTGCCCGTATACAACACATGCTACCCCAAAGCTAAGGCACTGAGGTGCTAAGGTCTGAACGGGGACGTGTAGGCAGCACACAGACCATGCACAGAAGTCTTTACTTAGATTATGTTTCCCCCTGTATCCTAAGATGAGGGTGATCATCTCCAGCTGATGGAGGTCATGTACAGCCAGGAGACCAGTTTCTTAAGACGCACTCACCTGACTTAGTTGACTGTACTTCTCTATAAGCCCTTTACTCACCCAGTTGGAGAAGCTTGATATTGCTGTACTGCTTGCTAAGCTGCTGGAGCTCCTAGGAAGAAGAAATCACGTGCGTTACACTTTATGTTTATCTATATCCATCTCCATGGCTGTTACATAAAACAGTTTGAGATCTGCACCTCCAGAACTGTAACTGCCATTCATTTCAGAATTGGACTGAAGGTAGTGAtactattttgttttccaacaaAAACTGCTGAGCAGCTTTCCTGAGAGTGAGACCAAGCGCTCCAAGAAACCGGACTCCTCACTTGTTTAGTCAAGATAACAGCATGTGAGATCAGAGAGTTAGTTCTCAGTGTGTACAACTCAAAGGTGTATTTGCGGTGTAACCAAAGGTCTGTGATCAAGCGGCTACAGCTGCTGGTTCCACAGCAGACCCCGCGCACAGTCTGCATTCCAAGCCTGTAATTCCTCCCTTCTGTAAGAAAAGCTTCATTCTGAAGCTCAGCAAGTGCTGGACATCAGTCCAGAGCAACAGGGATGCGTAAGAGAAGCCATTAGGAATTACTGTTTGTTTCCAGGAAAAGTTTCCTAGCAATTTTCCCCTGAAAATTCTATTTTCCAGCACTCTCATCAGCTTCAGTTCTTCAGTTCTTTAACTGAAGATAAAGCACACAAGAAATTGGTTACAAACATTGTGTATACAGCAACTGTCCACGAGAACAATTCTCTCCCCGCTAGACAGCTATAATTCAGTTGTCTGTCTCCTACCTCTCAGCAGAAGAACGGCCAGCGTTCTTGGAGAAAATTAATACTATACTGGTGCTCCTGCTGGACAAAGTGTGTCCGAATTGGATTTACAGGCACAGCTGAAATACACCAAGTTTCTGTGCCATGTA
This genomic stretch from Cuculus canorus isolate bCucCan1 chromosome 21, bCucCan1.pri, whole genome shotgun sequence harbors:
- the LOC104055596 gene encoding C-factor isoform X2 translates to MHSRPFRATASCSCPLLPHFCTTAAPEQELQQLSKQYSNIKLLQLDVVCENSIKKVVKEVEEIVGDKGLNCLINNAGINVLASLEEVTAETMLTIYETNTVAQLMVTKAFLPLLRKAAQLSTGMGCHRAAIINMSSLAASMQLVQANEMFLKVYPYRIAKTALNMITRCLAADLKSDGILCISLHPGWLQTDMGGNMAPMQVQEAIPGILSVLDRLGEKENGSFLDWQGETLPW
- the LOC104055596 gene encoding C-factor isoform X1; its protein translation is MAQPRCRSVLITGCSRGIGLGLVRGLAAATPSPDFVLATCREPEKAQELQQLSKQYSNIKLLQLDVVCENSIKKVVKEVEEIVGDKGLNCLINNAGINVLASLEEVTAETMLTIYETNTVAQLMVTKAFLPLLRKAAQLSTGMGCHRAAIINMSSLAASMQLVQANEMFLKVYPYRIAKTALNMITRCLAADLKSDGILCISLHPGWLQTDMGGNMAPMQVQEAIPGILSVLDRLGEKENGSFLDWQGETLPW